The sequence below is a genomic window from Thermithiobacillus plumbiphilus.
CGCCAAGGGCTCAGGCATCTGCACCCCCCAGGCCGCGGCATGCGCCTGCTGGTACTGTCACTGGCCCTGATCCTGGGCGGATTCGTCCTGCTGCTCCTGGCGGCCTATTTCTGGGCCTTGCCCGCCCTGAGCGATGCGCTGGCAAAGCGGGTGCCGTCAGTTTGGGAGGCCCGGCTGGGCCAGCAGGTGGTCGCAAGCCTGGCCGCGAAGGCGCCGGTTTGCCAGGATCCCCAAGTGAACCGGGCAGTCAGTGGGATCGTGCAGCGCCTGGCCAGCACCGTGCCGAATAACCCCTATACCTTCCGGGTGCTGGTCCTGCGCGACCCGCAGGTCAATGCCCTGGCCGCGCCGGGCGGATATATGGTGGTCTACAGCGGCCTGCTGGAAAAGACCCGACGTCCCGAGGAGCTTGCCGGGGTGCTGGCCCATGAGATGCAGCACGTCCTGCAGCAGCACAGCACCAAGGCCATCCTTCGACAGCTCTCGGGTACCGTGCTACTGAGTACGGTACTGGGGGATCTGGGCGGCGCCCAGCAGCAGGCGCTGGAGATCGCCACTCGGCTGGGTGATCTGCGGTATAGCCGCCAGAGTGAAACTGCGGCGGATCTGGGCGGGTTACGCATGTTGCAGGCCGCAGGCATCGATCCCCGGGGCATGCCGGACTTCT
It includes:
- a CDS encoding M48 family metallopeptidase is translated as MSGVWQGWLIREDAAPEQVTVRPADSGLELTDGQGSTELWPYTELLQAGGRHAGEPLRFTRGGGQLQVADPLLLKAIHRQSRQGLRHLHPPGRGMRLLVLSLALILGGFVLLLLAAYFWALPALSDALAKRVPSVWEARLGQQVVASLAAKAPVCQDPQVNRAVSGIVQRLASTVPNNPYTFRVLVLRDPQVNALAAPGGYMVVYSGLLEKTRRPEELAGVLAHEMQHVLQQHSTKAILRQLSGTVLLSTVLGDLGGAQQQALEIATRLGDLRYSRQSETAADLGGLRMLQAAGIDPRGMPDFFGVLEKSESEREGRAPGFLSSHPETRERIRSLEASLDASAKGFTPLQNSPPWTTLRELCSLDRPRG